The DNA window AACTCCGTTTGCATCCCTAAATCTGATTTCCAGGTTTTGCACCGCTCCTTCTGCCCGGAGTCTCCGGTAGAACTCGTCGCGGTGGCTTTGCGAGTTCCAGAGGCCCAATTCAACCCCCGATTTTCCTATGACCTTTTCCGCAGGCAGGCCCAGCATTCGCAGCAAACTCTCATTCACGTTGAGGAAGACGCCATCCAGCGTCACAATGCCGCAACCCACCGGGCTCTGGCGGAAAACGGTGGCAAACCTCTCCTCTGACTGCTTCAGCGCAATCTCGCTCTGCTTTCTTTCGGTTATATCAATGGCCGTGCCTTCAATGAAGCTGTTGCCGTCCGGGCCCTTGACGATGGTGGCGCGTTCGAGTATCCAGAACACCGTGCCATCCTGACGTCGTTGCTTGCATTCGTAGTTCAGCACCTGCCCCTCGCGTCCTAGGTCAATCAGAAATTGCTCGCGCTGCTCCGGTTCGGAATAAAAAAACACCGCTGAACACTCAAGCGCCTGTTCCTTGGACTGGAATCCGTACATCCTGAGAAAGGCGCTGTTGCAATTCAACAACCTGCCTTCTGGACTGGAAACATAGACCGCAGCAAGGTTGTTTTCAAAAAGGACCTGATATTGGAGCGCCACGGTGGAAGCCACGTAAGTCTGGTTCTCAAACAGCGTCAGAATCATTCCAAAAGCCACGAAACATTTTGGCAAGTCCCAGAAAGAACTTCCTGGATCAGGCCCCGTACCGAGCGCAGAAAGAATGGCCGACAAGGGAAAAACGCAGCCCCAGGCCATAAACGCAGCGGAAGTCAGGATGACTCCTGGGGAGAACCTGCGAAAATGGCGGAAGTAGACCAAGCCGGTCACGTAAAAGAACCCAAAGAGGTAAAAATTCATTCCGTGCCGCAAAGTTCCATGCATGGCCTGTTGCGCGGCCCATCCCCCGTAGGGGGCCAGAAGAAGTAACGAATACAGGTATGGGCTCCGCCAGCCGTAGTAGCGTATCGCCTGGATCATGCCGTAACCAATGCTGATGAAGAGCAGGGAAAGGTAAATCCACGGAGTACGAACATGAAGCAGCAAGATGGTGAGATAGAGCACGGCCGCCGCGCTCACGAACAAAACAAACCCAATCCGTCTGCGCCGCCAGATGAAAACTTCAGACACGGAAAGCAGAAAGAACGTCCCGGCAATAATCAGTGTGCAAACCTTGATCCACGACGTGAAAGGCGCCAGGCGGGGAAAGTCTGCGCTGAAAGCAGGAGCGGCAAAATGGACCAGGATCGCGATCCAACCCAGCATCCATAAGCGAGTCCTTTTTTGACGGTCCCGTAAGTAGATCCAGGCAAACAGTGATACCAGGACGCTGATAATGCTAAAGGCAACGAGTGCTTCAAACCGCGAAGACATAAAGCAGCCTGCAACTTCTATCCCAGGTCAGGGCCAAAACCTGGAGATCCTTGAAAAACGCTTTAAAGATGACAGGATGATAAGAATTATCTAATAAAGAACTGCTGGTGAACTCGCCATTGTTGAGAGACAAAATACCACCATTTCTATTTGTGTGCGGATTTATATTTCTATCAAGGCGGCGCGAAACCCCAGGCCCGTGAATACGGTTTGATCTTCGCAACCCTGCAAAAAATTACCGCTTTTTGTCTGGCTTTTCCGCAGGATTCTCATGGACGCGCTCACGAAAGCTGCCGCCCATGGTCTTGGCCAGAAAGATTGCGGAGTCGCCGTATTTATCGCGCAGCCGATCAGAGGCGGATAGAGCGCGCGCCCATTTTTGTTTTTTGTCCCCTTCCAGCAAGTCCATCTGTTCCGGAAGGTCTTCAAAGTTTGATGCCTGCACCCCCAGCAGGCGCACTGCGCGACGCGGCTCCCAGTTGGCATGGAACAGCTTTGCGATGGCCGAAAAAATTTCCATATCCATTTGCGTGGGGCTGTTGAGCGAATGCGCCCGGGTGATGGTGGTGAAATCTGAATAGCGCAGCTTGAGTTGCAGCGTGCGGGCAATAAAGTTCTGTTCGCGCAAGCGGCGGCCCACTTTTTCCGACAAGTGCGCCAGCGTAGGCTCAATCTTGCCGAGTTCGGCTGTGTCGCGATCAAAGGTGTGTTCATGGCTGATGGATTTTGCCTGCCACTCTTCGCCCACGTCGCCTTCAAACCATGCACCCGCATCTTCACCGCGTGCTTTGCCGGCCAGCGTCGGGCCCCATTTGCCGAAATTTTCTTCCAGAACCCGCTCTTCCACCTTGAGCAGATCGCCAATGTAAACAATGCCGATATCATTGAGCCGCGCTTTGGTGACCTTGCCCACGCCCGGAATTTTGCCAACATCCAGCGGCGCAAGAAAACTCTGCTCCTGCCCGGCCAGCACATACAGGACGCCGTTGGGCTTGGCTTTATCTGAACTGATTTTTGCCATGAGCCTTGAGCTGCCAATCCCGATGGAACAATTCAGCCCGGTGCGTTCTTTCATCTGCTGATGCAGCTTATGCGCGGAGAGCAGTGGCGGCCCGTGCAGGCGCTCCGTACCCGTCATGTCCAGATAGGCCTCGTCAATGGAAGCCATCTCCACCGCGGGCGAGAAGTCATGCAGCACTTCCCGCGACTTGTGCGAGTATTCGCGATAAAGATCGGGATGACCATCGACAAAGATGGCGTGCGGACACTGCTTCGCTGCTGTCCGCAGCGGCATGGCCGAATGCACGCCAAACTTGCGCGCTTCATACGACGCGGCCGACACTACGCCTCGCTCATCCCGCTGGCCGCCAACCACCACGGCCTTGCCTTTCAGCGCCGGATTAAACAGCTCTTCCACGGAGACAAAGAAAGCGTCCATATCGACGTGAAAGATGATTCGCCGGACCGTTGAATCTGCAGGTGTCACATTCTTGAAGATACACCAGCCTGGCTGTAACTTTCGTTAAATTTTCACTCGGTGGGCGGAATGGGCGATTTTCGGCCATAGGGAGCTTGGCCATTAACCTCAGGTCAATCACCGCGACAAAATCGAAACTTTGAATCAGCCTTGCGCATCATATGTTGACGGTCTTTTGTTGTGCCCAAGGTGCATTTTGTGGGCCAAAGATTTACTATGTCTGCCCTGTTGGTTTGAGTGACAGGATTCCCCCTATGGCTCACCTGAAATCGGTTTTGACATTTCCGCCCGCGTCGGCCGAAGAGCGCGCCCTGGCGTCGCTCGCCAGCCAGTATGTTTCCGTGCGCCAGCAGACGGACGCGCTCGCTGCCCCACTGACTCCCGAAGATTTAATGGTGCAGTCCTGTCCGGAAGCGAGCCCGGGCAAGTGGCATCTGGCGCATACCAGTTGGTTCTTTGAGACGTTTATTCTTTCCAGCCATCTGCCAGGGTACCGATCTTTCCATCCGCAGTTTCGCGATCTATTTAATTCTTATTACAACGCGGTTGGCCAGCAGCCGGAAAAGGCTCTGCGCAATACCTTCTCGCGTCCTGCGCTGGAAGAAATCCGGAAGTATCGCGCGCACGTGGATGAACACATGCGCAAGCTGCTGCAATCAGGCGCGGTGGCCGCGGAAGCGCAGAAACTTGTAACGTTGGGGCTGAACCATGAGCAACAGCATCAGGAACTGATCGTTACCGATATCAAGCATGGGTTCTGGAGCAACCCACTGCATCCGGCATATCAGACGGCAGTGGCAGCGCCGACTACTGACAGCGCGCCGCAGCAGAAGCCGCAGCTTTATCCTGAAGGGCTGTATGAGATTGGCGCTGAAGGCGAGTCGTTCTATTTCGATAATGAAGGCTCGCGACACAAAGTTTTTCTGCGCCCATTCCGCTTTGCCATGCGCCTCGCAACGTGCGGCGAATATATCTCCTTCATGGAAGACGCCGGCTATTCGCGGCCTGAACTGTGGCTCTCTGACGGCTGGAAGGCCGTGCAGACGCATCGCTGGAAAGCGCCGCTATATTGGGAAAAATCTGGCGGGAAGTGGATCCAGTTCACCTGCTCCGGCATGCGCAACGTGGAAGAAGCCGAGCCGGTCTGCCATGTGAGTTATTACGAAGCCGACGCGTTTGCCCGCTGGGCCGGTGCCCGCCTCCCTACCGAGTTTGAGTGGGAAGTGGCCGCAAGCCGAGTCCCCACCGTCGAGGGCAATCTTTTGGAGAACGGCAGGTTTCATCCCGTAGCGGCTCCTATGTCGCTGGAGAACGGTGTGCCGCTCCAACTCTTTGGCGATGTCTGGGAGTGGACGGCAAGCGCCTATCTTCCATATCCCGGCTATAAGCCCGCTGCCGGCGCGCTGGGTGAATACAACGGCAAATTCATGAGCGGACAGATGGTCCTGCGTGGCGGATCGTGCGCCACGCCGCGCTCGCACATTCGCGCCACGTACCGCAATTTTTTCCCTCCAGAAACACGCTGGCAATTTTCCGGAATAAGGCTGGCTGACGATGGCAGTTAAAAGCCCTGCACTACTTGTTAGTCCTATTGCGGAAGAAGTATTGCGCGGACTGACCGCGCGACCGCGGCGGCTGCCGCCTAAACTTTTCTACGATGCCGCCGGGTCGCACCTGTTCGAGCAAATCACTGAGACTCCAGAGTATTATCCCACGCGCACCGAGCGCGCCATCCTGAAGAAATATGCGGGCGAGATCATTCGCCAGGCTGGGGTCAATATCACTCTGCTGGAACTGGGCGCCGGCAGCGCCAGCAAGACCCAAGTCCTGATTGAAGCGCTGCTGCGCCGCCAGCTGCGCGCGGATTTTTATCCCGTGGATGTTTCGTCTTCGGCCTTGCAGGGCGCTCTGAAAACTTTAAACGGGCATTTTCCACGGCTGCGCGTGAGCCCAATCGTTGCAGACTACACTCATAGAATCCCAGACCTCAGCTCGCTTCCCGGACGCAAGCTGGTGCTCTTCATCGGCTCGACCATCGGCAACTTTGAGCCTGATGAAGCTATGGCGTTCCTCAAGAGCGTGCATAGTTCACTTCAACCGGGCGACGCATTGCTCATCGGCTTTGATCTCATCAAAGACGGAGATGTCCTCCACGCGGCTTATAACGACGCACAGGGCGTGACCGCCGCTTTCAACAAGAACATGCTGGTGCGCATCAATCGCGAACTGGGTGGCAGCTTTGACGTTGATTCTTTTGAGCACGTGGCCCTGTGGAACCGCAGAAAGTCACGCATTGAAATGCACATGGAAAGCCTGTATGAACAAACCGTGTGGGTGCAGGACCTGGGCCGCGGCTTCCACTTTGAAAAAGGCGAGCGCATCCATACTGAGAACAGCTACAAGTTCAATACCGCCTCCATTGCGCGGCTGCTGCGCCGCAGCGGCTTCAAGCTGGAAACGCAATGGACTGACGCGCAACGCTGGTTCTGCGAGGCGCTGGCCAGGGTGTAGCATGCGATAGTCTTGCCGAAGATGGCGGGATTAACACGTTTTTTTCACGCGCGTAGTCCAACCCTCTCGCCTGCGCTCGATGTAGATTGAAACTGGATCAAGCGCCGGTTCAGTGGCTCTTCTGTCCCTGACCATCACCATAAATTCTTAAATTAAGAATCTGCTGCGCTCGGGGTAAGCGCGAAGCGAGGGCCGTTGGCGGACTAGCAAGGTATTACCTGCAATCCCTAATGTCAGCGGGCATGCTATCCTGACATTCTTGGTTCGATTAGAAGAATCTGACGGCATTATGGCGTCAGTGAAAACATGATGCCCTTTCGGAAGATGACCGCAAATGCGAGTATTTGCCTTATCGGATATCCATATTGACTACAGCGAAAACGCCAAGTGGATTCAAAACTTATCCGTGGCTGAATATCAGGATGATGTCCTCATTCTTGCCGGCGATATGAGTGATATCCAGAAGCTGCTTGATTGGGGTCTCAACATTCTCACAAAGCGCTTCAAGAAAGTCTTGTTCGTCCCCGGGAATCACGAATTGTGGGTGAGACGCGAGGACCCTGAAAAGAATTCATTGCAGAAGTTCGACGACATATGTGCAGCGGTTAAATCGGCCGGGGCATCCATGGAGGCATTTCACGAGCGCGGTGTCTCAATCATTCCGCTGCTCGGATGGTACGATTACTCCTTTGGCGAGCCGAGCAAGGAACTTCGAGCCACTTGGATGGACTACCATTCGTGCCGCTGGCCGAATGGCTTTACTGACCAGGATATTGCGGCGCACTTTGCTGCCTTCAATGAAGAACGAAACAGCGTGGCAGGCAACAAGGTCATTACTTACTCGCACTTTTTACCCCGCATTGATCTGATGCCCGAGTTCATTCCGAGCGCGCACAGGGTTTTGTATCCGGTCCTGGGTTCCGTGCAGCTTGAGCGCCAGTTGCGCAGGCTCAACCCAGCCATTCATGTTTACGGCCACAGCCATGTGAATCGCCAGGTGAAGATCGACGGCGTTTCTTACATCAATAATGCTTTTGGCTATCCGGGTGAGACCCGGACGTCGAAGCAATTGATGTGTATTCTTGAATGCTAGTGTGGTGTCTCACAAATACCTTACAAAGAGTTGGCCCGATACGTGCTTTCCAAAAGATTATTCCGCGCAGCCGAGGGCGGCTGCGGTCCACAATGATTTGTTTATTGCATGCATTGTCGAGTTATTTCAGCGACACCACACTAACAGGGGTCGCACGGCAATTCCTTCGCGTTCCCCCAAAATAGACAATCCCGTGTCTGGATTCGAGTTTTCTTCCGGTTCACTTTACCCTCAAATCTACATTCAGCGTAGATCCCTCACCCAAGGTGGCCGTCATCCTGTGCTGCTGCATCTTAAGCATGAGGGGAAGGACGGTCCTGCGTGACACGAAAATCCGAGCTTGAGACCATGTCTGCTGCTGCGCAGCCTGTCTCCAGAAAAGCTGATGCAGAGAAAATCGCGGACAGACCGAAGAAGCGTAAGCGCCTGACAATGCGGACGTTGCTACGTCCCCATGCCGGAGCGCTTGCTCTTGGGTTCCTTGCGGTATTGGGTGAAGCTATTGCGAACCTGCTGCAGCCGTGGCCGCTTAAGATCGTCCTGGATGAGGTATTTAAGAATCACGCTGGCAGATCTGATCTGCCTCACTTCGTCTATACATTCGTGGGAGCCGATAAGTTTGCCACCATCAAGTTTGCCTGCATTGCGGTGATGGCCATCGCTCTTCTTGATGCCATCTCTACCTACGGAGAAAAGTACCTGACCACCAGCGTTGGGCAATGGGTCACATACGATCTGCGGCGCGCAATTTATGCTCACATGCAGCGCCTGTCTCTGGCTTTCCACGATCAGAGCCGGACTGGCGACCTCATCAGCCGAGTTACAACCGACGTGGACGACATCCAGACCTTTATCGCTTCAGGTCTGTTGAGTTCAGTGATCAATGTGCTGACTCTTGTTGGCATGATCGGCGTGATGTTCTGGCTGAACTGGCGTTTTACGTTGATTGCGCTTTCCGTTGCGCCGATTCTCTTTCTGGTGGTTTATAGCTACACGCGCCGCATCAAGAAAGCCGCGCGCAAAGTCAGGAAAAAAGAGAGCGCAGTTTTCTCTGTGGTGGAAGAAGTCTTGTCTTCCATTCGCGTCGTCAAGGCTTTTGCGCGGGAAAGATATGAGCAGGAGAGGCTGGAAGAAGCCAGCCTTGCCGAAGTGGAATCGTCACTGCGTGCCCGCAGCCTGAAAGCAAAACTCACGCCGCTGGTGGATGTGATTGTTGCTGCCGGAACGTGCCTGGTGTTGTGGTTCGGCGCGCGGCTTACGCTTAGCGGCACTTTGTCAGTAGGATCGATGGTGCTCTTTGTGCAATACCTGAGCAAGATGTACAAGCCCATGCAGGAACTTTCCAAGATGACCGACACCTATTCCAAGGCCGCCGTGGGCTATGAGCGCATCCAGGAAATCCTGCAAACCGATAATGAAGTTCACGATCTTCGCGGCGCCAAGGCCGTAAAAAAACTAAAAGGGAAGATTGAGTTTGAGCACGTTTCCTTTGCCTACTTGCCTGACCAGCCCATTATCCAGAACATGAGTTTTTGTATTGCGCCGGGACAGGTCGCGGCTGTGGTTGGCCCCACCGGTGTTGGCAAGACGACAATTTTAAGCCTGGTGCCGCGGTTCTACGATCCCAATGAAGGCGTAATAAAAATTGACGGCATAGACGTGAGAAAGATCAAGCAACAATCGCTCCGGCAGCACATCAGCTATGTCTTGCAGGAGAACGTGCTATTTCACGGGCCGCTGTGGCAGAACATTGCGTATGGCAAGCCGGAAGCGTCGAGGAAAGAGATTGAGCGGGCCGCCGAACAGGCCAATGCCATGGAATTTATTGAAAAACTGTCACAAGGTTTTGACACGATCGTGGGTGAACGCGGCATGACACTTTCCGGCGGACAGCGTCAACGGATCGCGATTGCTCGCGCCATCATCCGCAATACGCCGATCCTGATGCTGGATGAGCCGACGTCAGGGCTGGACGCGGCGTCTGAAAAATTGGTATTTGAGGCGCTGGACCGGCTGATGGAAGGGAAAACCACCATCGTGGTTGCACACCGCCTTTCAACCATTCGCCGCGCTGATGTAATTTTTGTTGTGAATGAAGGCGCCATTGTGGAGCAAGGCGGGCATGAAGAACTGCTCAAAGCACGTGGCCTGTATTCGGAATTACATAAACTTCAGTTCAAGGGCGAGGAAGCCGCCTAGAAAAGTTTTCCATCATAATTGGTTCAGCTCGGCAATGCGGACCTGTACAACTTTGGTGAAGGCTGCTGCTTTGTCTGGCGGATAGCCGCCGGCGCGAAAGGCATCGAGGATTTGGTCCGTGGAGAGATGGGCGAGCAAAGATCCCAGCCACTTTGCGTCAGCCCGCGGCACGTGGTTTCCGACCCATCGCATATGGACTTGGTGAATGTAGCTGGGCAGGACAAGCAGGTGGAGCAGCGGCGGCCGGCGAGGGAAGTTGAAGTCCACATGATCCGGCGCGACCCTGGAGATGAACCTGGCCTTTCTGTATTCCTTCAAATTATTTTTTGACGCGGCTTCGGTCCAGTGCTTGCCGGAAGCGCCGAAAGCTGTGCCCACGTCAGTGACAAGATACTGTTGCTGGCCGTTTTTGTCGGTGAAGATGCCGTTGTTCTCGTCCTTGAGGTCCCAGTTGCTCAATAAAACCATCATTACCCGCAGCCCATTGAACTCGCGTGTGCCGAAAAATGGATTGTGGCGCCAGCTCCAGTTGGCTTCTTTCTTTTCATCACCACGGTGCCGCTGAAGGCGGGCTCCATCAATATGGTCCGGAGAAATCACGTGCCCTTGCCCGCGGTGCAGGTGGCCGGGAAGGCCCTTCACTTCCAGGTCGGCACAGAAATAGTTTTCATTGGTGAAATAGCCTATGGCCCATAGCAGCCGGGTGGCTACTACTTCTGGCTGGGCCTCAATTCCCAGCTTGGCTTTCCACTTTGTCCCATTCGCGTCCTCAACATCGAACTTGGAATTTTGTCCGTGCTTATCTTCTTTCAAGAATTTCAGCGGCAATTGCGGACGATGCTTTTCTCCGCCGGGACCGTTCAACAGGTCTTTTGACTTGATGTCGCCAGGTTCATGCCAGATAGCGTGTGCGACGGACGAACTATCCCCGTTCTCTTTTTGGCCCAACGCGGGCAAAGCTGTGGCGACGACCAGCACGGCGAGTGCAAATAGCCATCGGCGAAAAGACGCGTAACCGCAAGAAGGCATGAGAGTACCCGAAAGTTGGATGCTGATTTCGGGGCGGAGGAACAGCCAAAGCCACGGCCAAAGCCGCAGGCCAGAGCTGCATCTAACTATTCTGGTAGGCGCGCGGCCACCAGGAAGTCTCAATTCACTATGTGGAGACAAAGGAGCACCATTGAAGCTGATCGTTCAGCCGGCGGATGGCGCCGCGCCCCTGCTCAAAGCCATCAAACGGGCCAAGAAAAGTATTGAAATTGTTATTTTCCGCTTCGATCAGACAGAGATCGAGCACGCACTGGAAGATGCCGCCCAGCGAGGCGTTTTTGTCCATGCGCTGATCGCATTTACCAATCGCGGTGGTGAGAAAAATCTGCGCAAGCTGGAAATGCGGTTCCTGGAAAAAGGAATCACGGTCGCGCGGACCGCGGACGACCTGATCCGCTATCACGGCAAAATGATGCTTGTGGACGGCAAGGAACTCTATTTGCTGACCTACAACTTTACCCATCTGGACACGGAGCGGAGCCGCAGCTTTGGCATTGTGACCAGAAACCGCGAACTGGTAAAGGAAGCATCGCGACTTTTTGCCTGTGACACGCAGCGGCAAACTTATAAATCCAGTTCGAAGAAGTTTCTGGTTAGCCCGGTGAATGCGCGGCAGGTCCTAGAGACGTTCCTGAAGGGAGCCAAGAAGGAACTTCTGATTTATGACGTCGACATCGCGGACAAAGAAATCCTGCGCATCTTGCAGGAGCGATTGCAGGTGGGAGTGCAGGTCAAGATCATCGGGCACGTTTCCCGCAACCGGCATCTTTCCGCGCGCGTATTTAAGCGCATGCGGCTGCACACGCGGGTGATCATTCGGGATTGTAAACAGGCATTTCTGGGCAGCCAGAGTATGCGCAAGCTTGAACTGGATGAGCGGCGCGAAATCGGCATGATTGTGAACAACGCCAAGGTCGTCAGTTCCATGGTTACGGTTTTTGAAGATGACTGGAAGGCATCAACGCCGGCGGACCGTCGCGCTGACAAGAAACGCGTGAGTGCGAAGGCGGAACGGACATCGAGGAAAGTCAGCAAGGCTGTGAGAAAAAAGCTTGCCCCGGCCACGGTGGTGCAACAGGTGGTTAAGGTCATCGAGAAGGAAGCAAACGTGGAAGTAGATCGCGACGAAGCGCGCGAAATGGTAAAAGGCGCGCTGGCGAAAGCAGTGAAGAAGACAGCGGCAAAGATCGTGGAAGAAGCGGTAGCGGAGTAGCAGTTCGGCCGGCATATTGAGGTTGCTGCATCTAAGCACTAATAAGGATGATGTTCTTTATGAAGCTTCACGCTTCCACAAGTTGGCTGTCATTGAGCTTGCTCGTGGTTTTCTTGTTCTCGTGCGCGATGGCGCAAGAAGGAAACGACGGCGCGGTCAAGGAGTTCCAGGACCGGATAGGCAACTATCTATCGGCGAAGAAGAAACAAGACATCGTGAAGAAGCCGACTGACTCTCCCGGCAAGCTCGCTGAAGAAAAGCAAAAGACGGCAGAAAAGACCCAGCAGGCACGCCCAGAGGCCCAACGCGGAGATATCTTTACGCCGGCGGTTTCGGCTTATTTCAAAAAGCAGATTGAGAGCACGTTGCGTGGACCCGAGGGCGGCAAAATCCGCGCAAGCCTCCGGCATGCCGAGCCGTTGCCAAACGTGCAACTGCGGGTGAATGCAAAATATCCCAGGAACCTGCCGCTGCAATCGACCCCTCCGACGCTGCTGAAGCACCTGCCGCCACTTCCCAAAGAGCTTCAATACCGGATCGTGGGTTCAACGCTGTTGCTCTATGACATGGCTTCCGGTCTAGTTGTGGACTTTATTCCCGGAGCGGTACCGGCGGCATGAAACAAAGCAGAGTAACGATCTACCGAAACGTGATGATGCTTGTTGCAACGCTGGCATTGGCGCTGGTGGGACACGTGCGAGTGGCCCAGGCAGATCCAGGAGCAGTAGCATCGCAAGCGGAGTCCGCGGGCAAGCTTGATGTCAGAATTCCGCTGCTGGACAAGTCAGTGCGATTTGCCGTGATCGGAGACAGTGGGACCGGCGCTCGGGCGCAATATGAAGTGGCGCAGATGATGGAAGCCTATCAGCAAGCTACAAAATTCGATTTCGTAATCATGCTGGGTGACAACATTTACGGCAGCCACTCGCCGAGAGACTTTGTTAAAAAATTTGAGCAGCCTTACAAGCCTCTGTTGGATGCGGGGGTGAAGTTTTACGCGTCGCTGGGCAACCACGACGATCCCGACGACGAACGGCTCTACAAGCCCTTCAACATGGGCGGTGAACGTTATTATGCGTTTCGCAAAGGCGAAGCAGCGTTTTTTGCGCTGGACAGCAATTACATGGACCCCAGACAGCTCAGCTGGCTCGACCAGAACCTGAAGAACTCGCAAGGCACATGGAAAATCTGTTTCTTCCACCATCCTTTATATAATGATGGCCGTCACCATGGCGCTGACTCTGATTTGCGCACGCAGGTGCTTCCCCTGTTTGAGCGCTACGGCGTGAATGCTGTGTTCTCAGGCCATGAACACGTCTACCAGAGAATCAAGCCGGAAAATAATATCTACTACTTTGTTCTGGGCAATTCCGGCAAGCTGATGACGCATGACTTTGGCGAAGCCAGAGAGCGGGTGAAAGGCTTTGATTCCGACCAGAGTTTCATGCTGGTGGAGATTGCGGGCGACAAGCTGTACTTCCAGACAATTTCACGCAGCGGTGAAACTATTGATTCCGGCGAGCTGCCGCGAATTCATCCATAGAATTTTTTGGTCAACTAGTTTTCAGGAAGCCAGTGGCCATCGGCTTTTTATTTTGGCGAAGCAGGTTGTTGCGCGGGATTTCCAGTTGGGACGCCTGGCGCCGGAGTTCCCGGCGTGACAGGTTGGGGATAGATCGCACCCGATGACGGTGGATTTCGCAGGATTGGGCCGGCCGTTCTGCCGGTAGGACCAAAAAACTGCTCGTTGAACTCCGGATGTATGTTTCCGGTCACGGCCTTTAGGGTAGCTTCCATATTCTTCTGATGCAGATCGCGCACGATTTCGGCTTTGACATATTCAAGCGGAATGGTATCGCGGCTGCGAAGCTTATAAATATTTACTCCGGACATTTCATTCTCAAGTTTGGTAACTTCACCCGGCTTCAAAGCGAGCAGGTCCTTTTCAATCCCCGCCGGCAGGCCGCCTCTGCGCTTCATCCCAAGATCGGTCTTTGGAGGAGAGGGGAGAGAGAGAGTTTTATAGACTTCATCCTGGAGCTTTTGTGTTTCTTCACCCCGGGCTGCCCGCTCGTGAATGTCATTGGCCATTTGCTGGAATTTCTTTTGGTACTCAGCGCGCGCGGCGGGCGTGCGATTGGTGTTGATTGAAGGAATGATGATGCGCTCAACTTTAAAGGAATCGTATTTGGAAATATTTTCCTTGTAGTAGGCCTCAATCTCTTCCTGCGGCGGGTTGCTGAATTTTTCTTCAAGGGAATGGCGGTAGGTGTCAGCCAACGCCCGGACGCGCGCTATCCTCATCAATTCCTGGAAGCGCGGATCGTTTTCTGCGCCGGCCTTTTCACCTTCACTAGCCAGGGCCAGCAACTGGGCATAACTTTCCGCAAAACTTCGCATTGCGGCTGGATTGGAGATTTGCGCCGCGAGATTCATCCCGGAGAGCATGCTGTTGAACTGCTCTTTGGTGATCACGGTCTGGCAAGAATCAGATTTGGCAGCGCCACTTTTCGCGGAAGCCGTGGTCCTTGGGCAAACACCTTGAATTGTCACGACCGGGGCACCCGGGGCCACGTTATCGGGATTAAAAGACTGTTGCGGTAAAGGAGGTGCGGGCTGCTGGGCGAGGGGTGGACGAGAAAGACCTTGCGCCGGAGGAGCGATCGATGTCTGAGCGAACGCACATGTTCCAGCCAGAAGAGTGGTAATAAGAATTCGGATCATGAATGACGAGACCTTCCTCAGCAACGATAGCAAGAAATTTGGGGGAGATGCGCTATCCTACCATATGTTGTTTTCCGGTGGGGCGACTTCCTTTACATCCCGCATTGGCGTTATAGGGTGATCACCTGATGCGACATCACCACAATGAGTGCTGTTGAGGATGGAGGCACAGCCGCCCATGCGGATTTTCCGCTCAGCCAAACTGCTAAAAGGTGATACAAACATCAGGAAGACCACGGAGGTCGATAATTCACGCATGAAATCTTTATTCTTTCGCGCAATTTTTCCTGCTCTATTGC is part of the Terriglobia bacterium genome and encodes:
- the egtB gene encoding ergothioneine biosynthesis protein EgtB, which encodes MAHLKSVLTFPPASAEERALASLASQYVSVRQQTDALAAPLTPEDLMVQSCPEASPGKWHLAHTSWFFETFILSSHLPGYRSFHPQFRDLFNSYYNAVGQQPEKALRNTFSRPALEEIRKYRAHVDEHMRKLLQSGAVAAEAQKLVTLGLNHEQQHQELIVTDIKHGFWSNPLHPAYQTAVAAPTTDSAPQQKPQLYPEGLYEIGAEGESFYFDNEGSRHKVFLRPFRFAMRLATCGEYISFMEDAGYSRPELWLSDGWKAVQTHRWKAPLYWEKSGGKWIQFTCSGMRNVEEAEPVCHVSYYEADAFARWAGARLPTEFEWEVAASRVPTVEGNLLENGRFHPVAAPMSLENGVPLQLFGDVWEWTASAYLPYPGYKPAAGALGEYNGKFMSGQMVLRGGSCATPRSHIRATYRNFFPPETRWQFSGIRLADDGS
- the dinB gene encoding DNA polymerase IV, coding for MDAFFVSVEELFNPALKGKAVVVGGQRDERGVVSAASYEARKFGVHSAMPLRTAAKQCPHAIFVDGHPDLYREYSHKSREVLHDFSPAVEMASIDEAYLDMTGTERLHGPPLLSAHKLHQQMKERTGLNCSIGIGSSRLMAKISSDKAKPNGVLYVLAGQEQSFLAPLDVGKIPGVGKVTKARLNDIGIVYIGDLLKVEERVLEENFGKWGPTLAGKARGEDAGAWFEGDVGEEWQAKSISHEHTFDRDTAELGKIEPTLAHLSEKVGRRLREQNFIARTLQLKLRYSDFTTITRAHSLNSPTQMDMEIFSAIAKLFHANWEPRRAVRLLGVQASNFEDLPEQMDLLEGDKKQKWARALSASDRLRDKYGDSAIFLAKTMGGSFRERVHENPAEKPDKKR
- the egtD gene encoding L-histidine N(alpha)-methyltransferase, encoding MAVKSPALLVSPIAEEVLRGLTARPRRLPPKLFYDAAGSHLFEQITETPEYYPTRTERAILKKYAGEIIRQAGVNITLLELGAGSASKTQVLIEALLRRQLRADFYPVDVSSSALQGALKTLNGHFPRLRVSPIVADYTHRIPDLSSLPGRKLVLFIGSTIGNFEPDEAMAFLKSVHSSLQPGDALLIGFDLIKDGDVLHAAYNDAQGVTAAFNKNMLVRINRELGGSFDVDSFEHVALWNRRKSRIEMHMESLYEQTVWVQDLGRGFHFEKGERIHTENSYKFNTASIARLLRRSGFKLETQWTDAQRWFCEALARV
- a CDS encoding PAS domain S-box protein, which gives rise to MLGWIAILVHFAAPAFSADFPRLAPFTSWIKVCTLIIAGTFFLLSVSEVFIWRRRRIGFVLFVSAAAVLYLTILLLHVRTPWIYLSLLFISIGYGMIQAIRYYGWRSPYLYSLLLLAPYGGWAAQQAMHGTLRHGMNFYLFGFFYVTGLVYFRHFRRFSPGVILTSAAFMAWGCVFPLSAILSALGTGPDPGSSFWDLPKCFVAFGMILTLFENQTYVASTVALQYQVLFENNLAAVYVSSPEGRLLNCNSAFLRMYGFQSKEQALECSAVFFYSEPEQREQFLIDLGREGQVLNYECKQRRQDGTVFWILERATIVKGPDGNSFIEGTAIDITERKQSEIALKQSEERFATVFRQSPVGCGIVTLDGVFLNVNESLLRMLGLPAEKVIGKSGVELGLWNSQSHRDEFYRRLRAEGAVQNLEIRFRDANGVEHIALYFATLVRIGDKECIFGMQLDQTEQRALEAKFLRAQKMEALGRLAGGVAHDFNNLLGVIGGYAELLEAKLESAEGLRRYCSKIIDTTQRASGLTRQLLTFSRKEIVRPVPLQTGEALQELTAILPRLIGEDIELSVDLRATGTVVIDKTHFEQIIFNIVINSRDAMPAGGQIFVTTEDVLRPALTSSGNVAIGQYVAIRIRDTGIGMDEETRLHAFEPFYTTKEVGRGTGLGLATVYGIVQQCHGEIVIESSPRKGTQVNILLPVAVSDAPSASEASPQEMKRGNGGILLVEDEMDLRNVNAEFLTALGYSVTCAGSGPEALGLLKAAGQIDLVITDVVMPKMSGREFADRLLQLRPNTRLLYVSGYTDDIVLQNGISKQGVFFLQKPYSLKDLAGKVQTLMATPLRT